The genomic interval TTGGCCAGCGCTTACATCTCGGGCATCAGTGTGGGGATTCTGATACGCTCACCTTTCTTGTGGCCGTTTGCACTCTGTGCGGTGCTATCGATCATGTCGAAGTATGTACTGCGATGGCAGAATCGCCACTTGTGGAACCCTTCCAACTTCGGCGTCAGTGCAATGCTGTTTCTGTATCCAGCGGCCGTTGCAAGCTTGAGTATCCAATGGGGCAATACATTGTGGCCGATGATAGTGGTCTGGACCCTCGGATCATTGATCATCTCGCGACTGAAACGTTTCCACATCTGCCTAACCTACGTGGTGTCCTTCGTTTGTTTGTCAGCAGTTCGCAGCATGCTTACCGATAGCCCGTTCTTGGCGAACGTAGCACCTCTGACTGGTCCCATGTATCAGTTATTCATCTTCTTCATGATCACAGATCCTCGAACGACCGTGAGCACCAAACGAGGTCAGTGTTTCGTCGCCTTTTTGGTGGCTGCTGTCGAGATGCTTCTCCGACTCAATGAAGTCATCCATGCCCCTTACTACGCACTGTTCCTTGTCGGCCCGATCGCGTTAGCCTCAGAACTTGGATGGAAGAAACGAATGGAGGCGAGAGCTGAACTGGCTACGGGGAGTGAGCATCGTGTGGAAGTGTAACGCCTATGACGGTTCGGACGCTGGTGGCCCCCACTTTCCGCGTTCCTTTCCCAAGACGCGGTCGTGGTGAAAGCCATTGGCAGGCGATACGATGTTCCAGGGTTGAGCAAAATTCTGTTTATCAACAAATTTTGCGAATGGAGTCGCATCGATGACGTCTACTTTTTCCGGGGCAACGGTCTCTTTCGTTGTCCCATTTCTGCTCGTCGTTTTGAGTTCAGGCCAGGCATTCTGTCAAGAATCGCTTGAATCAGTTGTTGTCGAATCAGTGCCTGTTGACTCAGAACTCGACGACGAAGCTGGATCATCAATCAAGATCGATGATGGATCGACGGCATCTCAGGAAAATCGAACCGCAGCACTCGCACACTCGGCAGACTCTGTCATTTGTCCGCATTGCGAAGTCAAAGTGCCGAAACCGGCACCTGGTTGCAAAACCTGTTGTTGTGGGCGACTGATCGATTGGTCCAAGTACCCCGAAACAATCCATCCGATGCCTCGCCCTGGGATTTTTCCCGTCCCTCCCAAAGGTCCGGGATACTATTCCGTTTGGGATCATCTAACGGACCAGTGTCGCCCGGCAGCACCGAAGTCAGGCTACGCGCCATTTGCAATCAACGCATGGCCTTTCTTTGACGCCGACTGGCGCTATGTCGAGGGTATCTCGCAACAGGACCGCACGACGGTCGAACAGTTCAAACGGATGCATCTGAACGACTGCCTGATGCTCAGCGTCGGTGGTGAGTTCTGGATTCGCTATTCCAACGAAAACAACAGTCGTTTGAGACAAGATGAAAACGACTATGCACTGACCCATGTGCGTCAGTATGCAGATCTTTGGTACAGCGATTCCTTGCGTTTGTTCGGTGAATTTGTCTGGGCCGATAGTTTCGGTGAAGAACTGCCCCCCGTTCCACCAGATGTTGATCGGGGAGACATTCTTAATATGTTCGTCGACGTGAACTTGGGTGAAATCGCCGGAAGTCCAGTCTATGCCCGCGCCGGCCGTCAAGAGTTGCTCTACGGCTCGCAGCGACTCGTCACACCGCTCCCTTGGGCCAACAAGCGGAATTCGTTTGACGGGGTGAAGATTTTTCGACAAGGAAAGCACTGGGACTTCGACGCGTTCTTGACAAAGTTCGTGCCACCCCAGGCGAATGACTTTGACTCGGCCGATGACAATCAAACGTTCGCCGGAGCATGGCTAACTCATCGCCCCAAAAAGGGTGAAACGAGAGATTTTTACTACTTGCTCTACGACAATGATAACGTTGCTGCCCCGCTTGGGTTTACCAAGTCACCATTCCAAACCCACACCATCGGCAGTCGCTGGGCCGGCGATCAGGATGGCTTGTTGTGGGATTTCGAAGGTGCATTGCAGTTCGGCGAACAGGGCAACAATGACCTATTTGCTGGAATGGGCACTGCGGGTGTTGGACGTCGGTTCAGCGATTCGTTCTTGTCGCCGACGTTTTGGATGTACTACGACTACGCTAGCGGTGACAATGACCTCACCGACGGAAACGCTCACACGTTCAATCAACAGTTCCCGTTCGGCCACTACTACATGGGATGGATGGACCTCGTTGGACGCCAAAACATTCATGACGTCAATGCTCATCTCTATCTCTATCCCACGAAAGCAACCACCGTTTGGCTGCAGTACCACCACTTCTGGCTTGCAGAGAGCCAAGACGCTCTCTACAACGCCGGCGGTGTGCCATATCGTATCGATCCGACGGGAGCTGCGGGCACCGATGTCGGCGACGAGATTGACCTTGTGTTGAATTTTCACCTGACAAAATACTCGGATATCCTTGTCAGCTACAACAAGCTCTTCGGTGGAAGCTACTTGCAAGCCACTTCTGGCCCCAACGCTGCGGTCGATGCGGAAACGCTCTACCTCATTTTTCAACAGCGGTGGTAGGTCACCGCTCGATTTCCCGAGGTCAATACTTCGGGAAGATGTCCGGAGTTGGAAAACGATCCTCGGGATTGTTTTCGAACAGATATTCCTCCCGGGGGATCTGCGTCTTGGGCCAGCTTTCTGGTCGCACACGGACGACTCTCCCGGGGCGGAGGCCTTCAATGATCAGGTCGGTCTCGAACTGAATTCGGATGCCGCTACTGCCTAGCGGGATTGCTTCGGTTGACCGGCTGACCTCACGGATTTCGCCGCTGGATGCCACGTGGGAGGGTCCGTAGTGGCCAGCAGCGTGCTTCAATGTGTTCTCGGCTCCATTCATTTGTGCACCGACGCCTTTTTGAAAGTCATCGTAGAGCGAGTCGTCCATACCACCGAACAGCGTTGCGGTGACCGTCGCCCGGCCGAACTTCCCATAATCGACGGCATCCACCCAGGCAGGCATCCAGCGACTGCGGATGAATGCTTTATGCGTCTCGGTCTGAAAATGGGCTGCGTTTTGGATGGCGTCGTCGTCCAGCCAGATGTCGGAAATGTGGAACTGAGTGAAAGCGCCGCTCAACCCGTCCCCCGGTGCCGGCTTCCAGGTGATTCCGAGCAGGACGGCCTGTCTGCCAAGGTCTTTCTTCCCGCTAGCGGGCCACGCTTCTTCGGCGACCAAGTCGGCGACTCGAATACGCTCGCGACCACGCCAGATACGAGTGGCTGCGTCGAAGGTCAACTCTTCGTCGTCAACGCCACCGTCACCACCGTCTTTCGACTCGCGGCTGGCGATGATCCTCCCTACGTTGTCCTTGAGTTCCACTTCCTTGAGCTTCCAAACCTTGCCGACCCGCAAGCAGTGACTCGGTTCGTCTTCGAGCAGCAGCACGTGATTCTCAGCCGGTGCGGTACCGATGCCACGATAATGTCCCGCGTCTTTCTCCTTGTTGTTCACCGGCAACACCGGCACGGACGAAAGCTTCGGGTCGGGCGGGAGGAAGCCACAAACGTGCATCACGGTGCCGAGCGGAATGTCACGCAGGTCCGCCGGAGCGCCGTGATACCGAATGACACCGTAGGGCAACATGGCGAAGGGTTGTGGGTCGTTCCGGTAAAACTTTCCTGTGCCTTCCACACGGATGCTGCCACGGCGATTGGGGTGATCGACGAAGACGATCTCGCCACGATACGAGTGTGCCTTTTCCAAAGGCGGAAATTTTCCAGGCTGGGGGCGGAAGACGGCGACGTCATCGCCGGTTGCGATGGACGCCAGCAGAAACAACATGCAGCCGAGACACAGAACCAAAAATTGATCGAGTGACCGGGGAGTATGGCCAAGAGAGAGACTTGATTTATACATTGCGATCCGGTGAGTTAGCGCGGATTAAGCCTACGAGCATTGATACCACATCGACCAATGAGGCTTTGCCGTTACCTGATTCCTGATAGACGTTCAGTTTCTCGTGATCAAATTGCTTCATGGTTACCTCGATCCCGTCCCATAATCCTAATCGTAATCCTACTCTTACTCTTAATCCCCTTCGCCTCTCTCCATGGCCGCCCAAAACGGAAGCCAATTCACGCCGCGATCGGCTGAGATTTGGATCAAGGAGTGGGAGTGGGATTAAGGAGTAGGAGTACGATTAAGGACTAGGAGTGGGAGTACGATTAAGAGTACGATTATGATTAAGAGTAAGGTAAGAGTAAGAGTGGTAGGTCAACACATCACACTTCGATGGTGCTGTTGCTATCACCGAACGTATCGGTTTCCACCCCCATCTTCTGTGCCATCAAGAGCAGCAGGTTGCTCATGTGGGCATCCGTGTTTGCGGGGCGACTACACAGCCCGTAATGCTCTCCAGGCTTGTCGAGTTGATAGCCGTCGAAGTGTCCCTGGTTGAAGTCGAGATGCCTGCCATGTTTTAGCCCGAGGTCGTTACCACCGGCGAACACCAGCGGCAAGTTGGCGTTGCCGTGACTGTGGCCGTAGGACATCCCACTACCGAAGAGCGACATCGTCGAGCCGAGCAGCGGCTTGCCATTGACATCCTTTGTCGCTTCCAGTTGTGAAAGGAAGTAGCAGTATTGCTCGATTGCAAAGGTGTCGTAATTGGTCAACTTCTCCATGTAGCCTTCATCGCCGCCGTGGTGGCTGAGTTGATGTCGCGATTCGGTGATGCCGATCTCTGGAATAGCGAACGCATCGCCTTCGCCGCCGAGGCTGAACGTGGCAACGCGAGTGACATCGGTCTGGAATGCCAACACGATGAGGTCATAGACGGTGCGGAAATAGTCACCCGCTTGTGTAGGGGGAATGTCGCGGTTGGTGCGTTTCCGATCGGCGTCTGTGATTTCGGGAAGCGGCGTGTCGAGCCACGCATCAGCTCGACGCGTGCGGACCTCGGCCTCACGAACCGAGGTGAGGTATTGATCGAGTCGACCTTTATCGGCGGTTCCCATTTTCTCTTCAAGCCGCCGCACTTCCGCGAGGTTGTCATCCAGGACGCTGGCTTTGCGGCGCAGAGCCCTCCGCTGAGCTTCGATGCCGCCCTTGGGCTCCTCGAACAGCGACGCAAAGATTTCGCTGCAACGACGCATGGCGGGCAATTGAACTCCGTCTGCGGTCCAAGCGAGAGAACCCTGCGTGAGAGCGATCTCCATGGACGGATAGCGGGTGTGCTGTGCGGTGACTTCTGCCATCCTCTGATCGACGGAGATGGTGTTGCGTTCCGACGCGCCGATCTTTCCACCGGTCAGCCAAATGTCGATGCAGTTGTGATGATGACCGAGGCTTCCTGGATGATGCAAGCCGCTGACAGGGGTGATCACCTCACGGTACTTCTCCAAAGGCTTTAGTGATCGTGAAAACTCATAGTCTTTGCCCGGCGTCGTGATCTGATAGTTCAGAGAATGGACGCCGTTGGCGAGATAGATAAAGGCACTACGACTGGGCGAGGCGTCTGGCTCGGCCGCGTTGAGCGGAACCATGCATTCCAGCAGTGGCAGCGAGATACAGGTGCCCATTGCACGCAGCGCATGGCGTCGGTCGATCAGCCACGATTGGGAGAGGAAGTTCATGGTTCTTGGTTCTTGGTTCTTAAAAGGTAGCGGATGAAGCCGCCGACTTTGGCGTGCGTCTTTCCAGCCTGCTCGTAAATGGATTCGAATTCATCTTGTGAAATGTAAGATTGGTCTAAAGCGACATAGAGCTGACTTTGAACTTCTGAGCATGAACGCTGTGAGTAGCGAAGGAACTTGACGAATTCAGCATTGCTGCCTCCGTCAAATCCTTCGGCGATGTTGTGCATGGCCGACCCAGACGCACGCGTAATTTGATCCCGAAGTCCAAAGTCTTTCGCAAATGCTCCACGTGTAGCTACCGCATAAACCTGTGTCGTCAGTTCTCGCGCCAACTGCCAGCCTTCGATTTCTTCAAATCGTCGAATCGTCATGGGTTCTTGTCTTTGGTTCTTCTTTACTCACGATTGGCTTGGCGGCTCTGGCTTCCAGCACTTTGATTGTAGTTCAAACGCCCTTATCACCGCGTCATCTAACGAAGAACCAGGGACGAAGAACCAAGAACCAAGAACCAAGAACAACTACCGTTTACGTATCAATTCTGATAGCGCCACCGCACGTACTATATCCTTGACCCGGTATTGATGTCGCTTCGCTTCGTCGACAATCGCCTGAACGCCGTCGCGGTCATCCACGCTCAGCACGCGACGAAGTGCGTAGGTGCAAAGGTGTTCAATAAAAGCTCGGGCAAACTTGTCGCGGTCCTCCAGCAGCAGTCGTTTGAAGTGGACGGAATCGCTGAAGGGACGACCGTCGGGCATGACGCCAGAGGCATCCACCAGCGGATCGTCGCCCACGCCGGTGGGCACCTGCTCGCGTGTGCGCCATTGGCCGATGGCGTCATACTGATCGAAGGCCAAGCCCAGTGGATCGATGTTGCGATGGCAAGCAGCACAGCTCGCGTTTTTGGCGTGCGTCTCGATTCTCTGGCGGATGGTGATCTTGTTTCCCTGGGGTGGAATGGGCTCGATCGGATCGACATTGGCCGGCGGCGATGGCGGAGTCTTATTGAAGATCGTTTCACTGACCCACACGCCACGATGAACCGGGCGGTGACGCGTTCCATCCGAGGTCAGTCCGAGCACTGCTCCCATCGTCAGTAAGCCGCCGCGATGATCTTCGGGTTTCAGCGAAACGCGTTGAAAGCCGTCCTGCTCCGGCTCGGGCAGCCCGTAGAAGTCGCAAAGTCGGGCGTTGGCCATCGTCCAATCGGAGTCGAGGAAGGCGTCGATGGGCAGGTTCTTTTTTAGCGTCTCACGGAAGTACTCAACCGGCTCACCTCGCATGCTCGTCTCAAGCCAGTCGTCATATCCAGGGTAGAGCTTCTTGTCCGGCGGGAACATTCCCACACGATGCAGCCCGAGCCACTGGCGTGAGAAGTCGTCGATGAAGCGATTGATTCGGTCGTCTGTCAACATCCGGTCCACTTGGGTAGCGAGCCTTTGCGGGTGGTGCAAGCTTGTCGTCTGCAGTTGACTCGAATTTAAAGTCTGCGGTGCTTGGCTCGCTGGCAGGTTGGAAATCTGCTCCACGAGTTCGTCGTCGGGCATTGAACTCCACAGGAAATAAGAGAGCCGTGATGCGAGTTCCCAGTCGGTGAGCCGCTGGCGGGCGTCGGGCTCTCCCTCAACGAGATAGATAAAGTTTCTCGATGTCAGTACGCTCTGCAACATGATGCGATAAGCATCGGCCGGCTTTTCACCCGCCTCGATCTCGACGCGGTACGTTTCCAGATAGTCGTCCAGCTCTTCCTTCTTCACCGGGCGTCTCCAGGCACGCTGAGCGAATCGCTGCAGGTGCCTCGCGATCACGTCGTGCGGCGCGTCATCGGGCGGCAGCACACCCTCGCGTCGCGACTTCTCTGCCTCCGTGACCAATGGTCCCTCCCACTCGATCCAATCGAGGATCACCGTCGAGAAGATACCGTTTCCTTCACCATCAAACATTTGTGGTGCGTTCGGATTCAGCAGCAACGTCTCGTTGCTGTGCGTGAAAATGTACCCGCCTCGGCTGGCGAGCGCGCCGCGAAAGGCGGCACCGGCTCGTCGGTCCACCACGTCGGTGGCCACCACTGCGAAATGCAATTGGGTCGGCATTTCCAAGAACACATCGAACTCAAAAACCTGCGGATTGTCCTCCGTCGCCGTGATGTCGAATTCGACAAGACCGTCCACGGTCTCCTCACTGGTTCGTTGACCGATACTCAGGTGAGCCGGTTGGCCGCCCGGTGGACGGATGCCGCTGGCTTGCAGACGAAGTTTGTAGAGCCCGCTGTGTTCTTCTCCCGTTTTCCCAAACCAACTGGAGGAAAGTGCTTGCTCGACTCGCCCAGGGAACAGGAGATAACGCAGTGGCCGCTTGATGCCAAATCGATCCAACGCTTGCTGCTGTTCTTTGCCACCCCCGTAACGCAAGTCCGCAGCAGTTTTCCGAACTTTGCGAGCCTCGCCGGACGAGATCGGAAACGCACGGTCGAGCACGACGCCTGCGGCGCGGTAGTAACGGTCCACATGCGACGGCGAGAGCGAAAGTTGCGTCCCGATGCGTTCGTAGCCATGCCACAACGTGTCCTCGTTCAGCGCTCCCGGCTTGGCCGGATCATATCGAACGCCTAACAAATCATAGACCGTGTTCTGATATTCCTTGCGGCTCAAACGATAATGCGACACCGCCGGACGCGCCGCCATTCGTGCCGCCCGACCTTCCTTCAGCAGCGAGTCGAGTTTAGTGACGAATGCCTCAATCTCGTCTTGTGTCGGCTGTGGTTCCTCTTTCGGCGGCATCTCGCCGCTGTTGACTTTATCGAGCGCTTCCGCCCAGTGGTGCGTGTCCACTCCCGCTTTAAAATCTCGCGACAGCAGGTCAATGCGTATGTCACCTTCCTCATTCAGAGGTCCATGACAGCCGATGCAGTGCTTCTCCAGAAACGATTCGAACGGTTCGGCCGCCGAAACGGACATCGCCGAAGCAAACAGTGCCACCGCGACGAAACACGTCCTACAGACTGGACGGGGGCTGATCACACTCACGCCAAAACCTCCTCAATTACGTGTCCATGGACGTCGGTTAAGCGTCGCTCAAATCCGTTGTGATAATAGCTCAATCTTTTGTGGTTCAAACCCAACAAATGCAATATCGTGGCATGAAAGTCGTAGACCGTGCTGACGTTCTCGACGGCTTTGTAACCAAATTCATCGGTCGCTCCGTAGGTGAACGGCGCCTTCACGCCAGCTCCCATCATCCAGGCAGTGAACCCGTCGGGATTGTGATCTCGCCCACTGGCTCCTTTTTGAAACGTCGGCATGCGACCAAACTCGGTCATCCATACCACCAATGTGTCCTTCAGCAAGCCACGCCGCTTCATATCCCTTAGCAGCGCCGCGCAAGGCTGATCGAGCACCGGACCATGTTTGCTGTATTGTTGTTGAAGCGATTTGTGTCCGTCCCAGTTGCTGACACCTTCGCCACCAGTCTGATACGCACCGTTAAACAGTTGCACAAAGCGAACGCCTTTCTCAATCAGCCGCCGTGCGAGAATACAGTTCTTAGCAAACTGCGCCTTCAACCCGTTTTCCGGATCATCGGCGCCGTATTCACGCAAGATGCTTTGCGGTTCGCTCGACAAGTCCGTGACCTCGGGAACGCTCAACTGCATCCGTGCGGCGAGTTGATAGCTGGAGATTCGTGCCGCGAGTTCGGTGTCGCCGGGGAATCGTTCCAGGTGTCGCTGGTTCATTTGCTCCAAAAACTTTCGTGTCGCGAGATCCGTTTGGTTGCTGACGCCGGGGGGAATGTCGAGATTGTCCAGCGGCTTGAGGGCACTGAGTTGGGTCCCCTGATAGGCTGCGGGCAGGAATCCTGGTCCCCAGTTGTTGACACTCGACTGCGGAGTGCCGCGTGGATCGGCGATCGCAACGTAGGCAGGCAGGTTTTCATTCTCGGTTCCCAAAGCCCACGTCGCCCACGCTCCCATGCTGGGAAAACCGTCGAGCGTGTAGCCGGTGGACATGAAGTTTTCGCCGGGCCCGTGCGTGTTGGTCTTGCCGGTCAGCGAATGGATAAAGCACATGTCGTCGGCGAGTTCCGCAAGTTGTGGAACAAGCTGCGAAACCATCTTGCCGGACTCGCCACGCGGTTTGAATTCCCACGGGCTCTTGGTCAGCATTCCCTGCTCACCCTGAAACGTGACTAACGATTCGGCCCCAGGCATTGCCTGGCCATGACGTTTGATGAGTTCAGGTTTGTAGTCAAACGTGTCGACCTGACTGCAGGCACCCGCACAAAAAATCACCAACACGTTTTTGGCCGCTGCCGGATGGTGCGTGCTGCGGCTGGCGAACGGTCTCGCGGGATCAATGTCTGGACGGATCGGACCGGAGTCAGCAAGCAATTGTTGCTGATTCAGCAGACTCGCCAACGCAATGCTGCTCAGGCCGGTCGTTGCCTGAGACAAAAAGTTTCGTCGATTTAGCAGTGGAGTCATGGTGTACTGGTGGTGCGGCTGATCGTTCACGGAATAAAAACAAACTCATTCGCATTGAGCATCACGCGAGTGAATTGCACGATGCCTTCTTGTTTAATGAAGGCTTCACTGTCGGCCAATTCATC from Stieleria varia carries:
- a CDS encoding DUF1552 domain-containing protein; this translates as MNFLSQSWLIDRRHALRAMGTCISLPLLECMVPLNAAEPDASPSRSAFIYLANGVHSLNYQITTPGKDYEFSRSLKPLEKYREVITPVSGLHHPGSLGHHHNCIDIWLTGGKIGASERNTISVDQRMAEVTAQHTRYPSMEIALTQGSLAWTADGVQLPAMRRCSEIFASLFEEPKGGIEAQRRALRRKASVLDDNLAEVRRLEEKMGTADKGRLDQYLTSVREAEVRTRRADAWLDTPLPEITDADRKRTNRDIPPTQAGDYFRTVYDLIVLAFQTDVTRVATFSLGGEGDAFAIPEIGITESRHQLSHHGGDEGYMEKLTNYDTFAIEQYCYFLSQLEATKDVNGKPLLGSTMSLFGSGMSYGHSHGNANLPLVFAGGNDLGLKHGRHLDFNQGHFDGYQLDKPGEHYGLCSRPANTDAHMSNLLLLMAQKMGVETDTFGDSNSTIEV
- a CDS encoding DUF1501 domain-containing protein; translation: MTPLLNRRNFLSQATTGLSSIALASLLNQQQLLADSGPIRPDIDPARPFASRSTHHPAAAKNVLVIFCAGACSQVDTFDYKPELIKRHGQAMPGAESLVTFQGEQGMLTKSPWEFKPRGESGKMVSQLVPQLAELADDMCFIHSLTGKTNTHGPGENFMSTGYTLDGFPSMGAWATWALGTENENLPAYVAIADPRGTPQSSVNNWGPGFLPAAYQGTQLSALKPLDNLDIPPGVSNQTDLATRKFLEQMNQRHLERFPGDTELAARISSYQLAARMQLSVPEVTDLSSEPQSILREYGADDPENGLKAQFAKNCILARRLIEKGVRFVQLFNGAYQTGGEGVSNWDGHKSLQQQYSKHGPVLDQPCAALLRDMKRRGLLKDTLVVWMTEFGRMPTFQKGASGRDHNPDGFTAWMMGAGVKAPFTYGATDEFGYKAVENVSTVYDFHATILHLLGLNHKRLSYYHNGFERRLTDVHGHVIEEVLA
- a CDS encoding four helix bundle protein — translated: MTIRRFEEIEGWQLARELTTQVYAVATRGAFAKDFGLRDQITRASGSAMHNIAEGFDGGSNAEFVKFLRYSQRSCSEVQSQLYVALDQSYISQDEFESIYEQAGKTHAKVGGFIRYLLRTKNQEP
- a CDS encoding alginate export family protein, with the translated sequence MPRPGIFPVPPKGPGYYSVWDHLTDQCRPAAPKSGYAPFAINAWPFFDADWRYVEGISQQDRTTVEQFKRMHLNDCLMLSVGGEFWIRYSNENNSRLRQDENDYALTHVRQYADLWYSDSLRLFGEFVWADSFGEELPPVPPDVDRGDILNMFVDVNLGEIAGSPVYARAGRQELLYGSQRLVTPLPWANKRNSFDGVKIFRQGKHWDFDAFLTKFVPPQANDFDSADDNQTFAGAWLTHRPKKGETRDFYYLLYDNDNVAAPLGFTKSPFQTHTIGSRWAGDQDGLLWDFEGALQFGEQGNNDLFAGMGTAGVGRRFSDSFLSPTFWMYYDYASGDNDLTDGNAHTFNQQFPFGHYYMGWMDLVGRQNIHDVNAHLYLYPTKATTVWLQYHHFWLAESQDALYNAGGVPYRIDPTGAAGTDVGDEIDLVLNFHLTKYSDILVSYNKLFGGSYLQATSGPNAAVDAETLYLIFQQRW
- a CDS encoding RnfABCDGE type electron transport complex subunit D; translation: MNVVGPIEDDVVDTELAVAPTTRGDNHDETTPTKSPLKKLFTLENRFLAPILITAILLGGQLSFGFLESWWQTLLAISVAIACELILGRVFVGKLPHLASAYISGISVGILIRSPFLWPFALCAVLSIMSKYVLRWQNRHLWNPSNFGVSAMLFLYPAAVASLSIQWGNTLWPMIVVWTLGSLIISRLKRFHICLTYVVSFVCLSAVRSMLTDSPFLANVAPLTGPMYQLFIFFMITDPRTTVSTKRGQCFVAFLVAAVEMLLRLNEVIHAPYYALFLVGPIALASELGWKKRMEARAELATGSEHRVEV
- a CDS encoding DUF1592 domain-containing protein; this encodes MALFASAMSVSAAEPFESFLEKHCIGCHGPLNEEGDIRIDLLSRDFKAGVDTHHWAEALDKVNSGEMPPKEEPQPTQDEIEAFVTKLDSLLKEGRAARMAARPAVSHYRLSRKEYQNTVYDLLGVRYDPAKPGALNEDTLWHGYERIGTQLSLSPSHVDRYYRAAGVVLDRAFPISSGEARKVRKTAADLRYGGGKEQQQALDRFGIKRPLRYLLFPGRVEQALSSSWFGKTGEEHSGLYKLRLQASGIRPPGGQPAHLSIGQRTSEETVDGLVEFDITATEDNPQVFEFDVFLEMPTQLHFAVVATDVVDRRAGAAFRGALASRGGYIFTHSNETLLLNPNAPQMFDGEGNGIFSTVILDWIEWEGPLVTEAEKSRREGVLPPDDAPHDVIARHLQRFAQRAWRRPVKKEELDDYLETYRVEIEAGEKPADAYRIMLQSVLTSRNFIYLVEGEPDARQRLTDWELASRLSYFLWSSMPDDELVEQISNLPASQAPQTLNSSQLQTTSLHHPQRLATQVDRMLTDDRINRFIDDFSRQWLGLHRVGMFPPDKKLYPGYDDWLETSMRGEPVEYFRETLKKNLPIDAFLDSDWTMANARLCDFYGLPEPEQDGFQRVSLKPEDHRGGLLTMGAVLGLTSDGTRHRPVHRGVWVSETIFNKTPPSPPANVDPIEPIPPQGNKITIRQRIETHAKNASCAACHRNIDPLGLAFDQYDAIGQWRTREQVPTGVGDDPLVDASGVMPDGRPFSDSVHFKRLLLEDRDKFARAFIEHLCTYALRRVLSVDDRDGVQAIVDEAKRHQYRVKDIVRAVALSELIRKR